In Drosophila simulans strain w501 chromosome X, Prin_Dsim_3.1, whole genome shotgun sequence, one DNA window encodes the following:
- the LOC6725893 gene encoding galactose mutarotase, giving the protein MVKVVEDIFGIATNPFTKQAQVIRRYTMTNTNRLSVAIIQLGATIQSIQVPDAYHQLSDVVLGFDDVAGYTKYRNYHFGCTIGRVSDVVGNGEFIMDERRVIVSKNLGQKHQIDGGFVGFDQVIWDLEMKRPDGVTLRHVSPDGHEGYPGTLKVLLHFTINDDNRFFIQMEATTNQTTPVNISNHIIFNLAGQSTGIKGIFDHQINIEAMETMETSKGDGLPTGRFKNVNDSVYDIRLPVFMGDRVRQFEQKPVKGYDVCFALDKEFDSIRTRYVGRFLHPDSGRFMEIFSNQPCVRFTTGNCFPQEPLGEPPILGKRCTRYWQHCGFSLQLLNYPDAVNQPDFPRIFINPGEHYFHETIYHFGVQESWKCCADPEELKALGEEPLRKPKPV; this is encoded by the coding sequence ATGGTTAAGGTTGTGGAGGACATCTTTGGTATTGCGACCAATCCGTTTACCAAGCAGGCCCAAGTGATTCGTCGCTATACGATGACCAACACCAATCGCCTGTCCGTGGCCATCATCCAGCTGGGCGCAACAATCCAGAGCATTCAAGTGCCAGATGCCTATCACCAGTTGTCCGATGTGGTCCTTGGATTCGATGATGTTGCCGGGTATACGAAGTATAGGAACTATCATTTTGGTTGCACAATTGGCAGAGTCTCGGATGTGGTGGGCAACGGCGAGTTCATCATGGACGAGCGACGGGTCATTGTGTCCAAAAATTTGGGGCAGAAGCACCAGATTGATGGTGGCTTTGTGGGCTTCGATCAGGTCATTTGGGATCTGGAAATGAAACGGCCGGATGGCGTCACCTTGCGTCATGTCTCCCCGGATGGACACGAAGGATATCCTGGGACATTGAAAGTATTGCTTCACTTCACCATAAATGACGATAATCGGTTCTTTATACAAATGGAAGCCACCACTAATCAAACGACGCCGGTGAATATATCCAATCATATCATCTTTAATCTGGCCGGTCAGTCTACCGGAATCAAGGGCATTTTTGACCATCAAATCAACATTGAGGCAATGGAAACGATGGAAACATCCAAAGGCGACGGACTTCCCACGGGTCGATTTAAGAACGTTAATGATTCCGTATACGATATCCGATTGCCAGTATTCATGGGCGACCGGGTGCGCCAGTTTGAACAGAAACCGGTAAAGGGTTACGACGTTTGCTTTGCCCTCGACAAGGAGTTCGATTCAATTAGAACGCGTTATGTGGGCAGGTTTTTGCATCCGGATTCGGGGAGATTTATGGAAATATTCAGCAATCAGCCGTGTGTTAGGTTCACCACCGGCAATTGTTTTCCCCAGGAACCGCTTGGTGAGCCACCTATATTGGGTAAAAGGTGCACCCGCTATTGGCAACATTGTGGCTTCAGTCTTCAGCTGCTTAACTATCCGGATGCCGTAAATCAGCCGGATTTTCCACGCATCTTCATCAATCCGGGCGAGCACTATTTCCATGAAACCATCTACCATTTTGGCGTTCAGGAATCGTGGAAATGCTGTGCCGATCCGGAGGAACTGAAAGCCCTGGGCGAAGAACCACTGCGAAAACCAAAACCCGTTTGA